A window of the Dictyostelium discoideum AX4 chromosome 4 chromosome, whole genome shotgun sequence genome harbors these coding sequences:
- the adcD gene encoding FYVE-type zinc finger-containing protein, translated as MTTLLNNHHNNNSLPIQISQQHVLINSNQNESNQPSSLFNSISPQKKLSPTLNSTSIPPPPPSSSSKYPLELSEKGQICNLKINLDKSYFTNGETISGKVNILLTERQCIKRVKLQLCGYEKIFQHAQHSNNTYQTFKFYSGNLNIPPLNVNIETTSLNSLPISNSENNSPILLPTTTSTQNSTLSPTLLSSNLNSKSSTTTTTTTGMMSSVSSLSSSFSQQLTTPIHEFESGVYEYPFSFQLPKYLAPSLNYIGYLSIFYLVHCKVDYSKGREWKDQKVMKSSELWISGINKQYQDYLLYNKTHFTSHKLAHYLNWLSFGTNTNSNNSNNNNNNNNNNNNNNNNNNNNNNNNNNNNNNQPSTITNNNINNNNNIGISNNYKSNPIEMAICLRENNCYIGSKATFFIQLKNPLNLKINSIRVELFQQISFIKTLSNSNSSSSGGSSNKNNNGGGIGNDRISNIQKSNKKSSGSHRYHYRNNSSDHNIDKTKVSQTQILLHNYDCRELFKNQTTTSSSSSQEILCSTNLQILIPFKIEDDQVFPTTRGFLSTVKHFFIISIPSISNFKLKIPVHLWQRFDDNNFTTISNNIHSLPFHTSNSFGNIRNSYSSSGSGSGSGSSNSNSNHSSSNYLNEQEENLDEQQQQNYDDEFYDDEDDEDNDRFKLNPPKEWKVLWLPKWKDESSITNCNLCDNTFTIIRRTHHCRACGGVFCEACSNQKVCLYGFGVNNKVRICLMCFDAVKAESSNSIYGSNINSSILPFKNGLPLQNVFSKKKVYKPPYLVHL; from the exons atgacGACTTTGTTAAATaatcatcataataataattcactaCCAATACAAATATCACAACAAcatgttttaattaatagtaatCAAAATGAGAGTAATCAGCCGTCTTCATTATTTAACTCTATTTCACcacaaaagaaattatcaccaacattaaattcaacaagTATTCCACCCCCACCaccttcatcttcttcaaaaTATCCATTGGAGCTTTCAGAAAAAGGTCAAat atgTAATTTAAAGATTAATTTAGATAAATCATATTTTACAAATGGAGAAACAATAAGTGGTAAGGTgaatatattattaacagAGAGACAATGTATAAAGAGGGTGAAATTACAATTATGTGGATATGAAAAGATATTTCAACATGCACAACATTCAAATAATACCTATcaaacatttaaattttatagtggtaatttaaatataccTCCATTGAATGTAAATATTGAGACTacatcattaaattcattaccaatttcaaattcagaGAATAATAGTccaatattattaccaacaacaacttctACACAAAATTCAACTTTATCACCAACTTTATTATcgtcaaatttaaattcaaaatcatcaacaacaacaacgacaacaacaGGAATGATGTCATCagtatcatcattatcatcatcattttcacaACAATTAACAACACCAATACATGAATTTGAAAGTGGTGTTTATGAATACCCATTTTCATTTCAATTACCAAAATATTTAGCACCATCATTGAATTATATTGGttatttatcaatattttatttagtgCATTGTAAAGTTGATTATTCAAAAGGTAGAGAATGGAAAGATCAAAAAGTTATGAAAAGTTCTGAATTATGGATATCAGgtattaataaacaatatcaAGATTAtctattatataataaaactcATTTCACTTCTCATAAACTTgctcattatttaaattggttATCATTTGGTACTAatacaaatagtaataatagtaataataataataataataataataataataataataataataataataataataataataataataataataataataataataataatcaacccTCTACaataactaataataatattaataataataataatattggtattagtaataattataaatcaaatccAATTGAAATGGCAATTTGTTTAAGAGAGAATAATTGTTATATTGGATCAAAAGCAACATTTTTCATACAATTAAAGAAtccattaaatttaaagattaattcaattcgtgttgaattatttcaacaaatttcatttataaaaacattatcaaatagtaatagtagtagtagtggtggtagtagtaataaaaataataatggtggcgGTATTGGTAATGATCGtatttcaaatattcaaaaatcaaataaaaagagtAGTGGTAGTCATAGATATCATTATagaaataatagtagtgatcataatattgataaaactAAAGTATCACAAACTCAAATACTATTACATAATTATGATTGTagagaattatttaaaaatcaaacaacaacatcatcatcatcatcacaagaGATATTATGTTCAActaatttacaaatattaataccatttaaaattgaagatgACCAAGTTTTTCCAACTACTAGAGGTTTTTTATCAACTGTTAAAcattttttcatcatttctATTCCTTCAAtctcaaattttaaattaaaaataccaGTTCATTTATGGCAACgttttgatgataataatttcacaacaattagtaataatattcattCTTTACCATTTCATACAAGTAATAGTTTTGGTAATATTAGAAATAGttatagtagtagtggtagtggtagtggtagtggtagtagtaatagcaatagtaatcatagtagtagtaattatttaaatgaacaaGAAGAGAATTTagatgaacaacaacaacaaaattatgatgatgaattttatgatgatgaagacGACGAAGATAATGatagatttaaattaaatccaCCAAAAGAATGGAAAGTATTATGGTTACCAAAATGGAAAGATGAATCATCAATTACAAATTGTAATCTTTGTGATAATACATTTACAATCATAAGGAGAACTCATCATTGTAGAGCTTGTGGTGGTGTGTTTTGTGAAGCTTGTTCAAATCAAAAGGTTTGTTTATATGGTTTTGGTGTGAACAATAAGGTTAGAATTTGTTTAATGTGTTTTGATGCTGTCAAAGCtgaatcatcaaattcaatctatggtagtaatattaatagttctattttaccttttaaaaatggtCTACCACTTCAAAATGtattttcaaagaaaaaagtttataaacCACCATATTTAgttcatttataa
- a CDS encoding Arf GTPase activating protein (pleckstrin homology (PH) domain-containing protein), translated as MPMTSSINDINIDTVNKEIIRGLLKLPENQFCGECGMIEPQWASVNLGIFICLSCAGLHRRLGTHISRVKSCELDNWLKSEIEAFKETTNLKAKEYWESLVPSDFIRPTYADSNGLKEAWIRCKYEDKAFVPEDVPGAKRLNFSKREGYVYKKGIIVKNWKRRFMKFIGDDRLEYFKNEQDKTPCGSISLHDCGQIDSIQELEGRTFCFIISTPKRRYLISCDNYQQLLIWIINTRLSSKRNSP; from the exons atgccAATgacatcatcaattaatgatattaatataGATACAGTTAATAAAGAGATAATAAGaggattattaaaattaccagAGAATCAATTTTGTGGTGAATGTGGTATGATTGAACCACAATGGGCATCTGTTAATTTAGGAATATTTATATGTTTAAGTTGTGCAGGTTTACATAGACGATTAG gtACTCATATATCACGTGTTAAAAGTTGTGAACTTGATAATTGGTTAAAGAGTGAAATTGAAGCATTTAAAGAAACCACCAATCTTAAAGCTAAAGAATATTGGGAATCATTGGTACCATCTGATTTCATTAGACCAACATATGCTGATTCAAATGGATTAAAAGAGGCATGGATTAGATGTAAATATGAAGATAAAGCATTTGTACCAGAGGATGTACCTGGAGCGAAAagattaaatttttcaaagaGAGAAGGATATGTATATAAAAAAGGTATAATTGTAAAGAATTGGAAGAGAAGATTTATGAAATTTATAGGTGATGACCGTTtggaatattttaaaaatgaacaaGATAAAACGCCTTGTGGTTCAATTAGTTTACATGATTGTGGTCAAATTGATAGTATTCAAGAATTGGAAGGTCGTACTTTTTGTTTTATCATTTCAACTCCAAAAAGACGTTATTTAATAAGTTGTGAtaattatcaacaattattaatttggaTTATAAATACCAGATTATCTTCAAAAAGAAATAGTCcataa